One genomic segment of Salinigranum rubrum includes these proteins:
- the uppS gene encoding polyprenyl diphosphate synthase: MLRWVRRQIQQAYVRHLDRAIEDGPTHVAIIQDGNRRYARQQGGDAPDGHRAGAETTEQVLNWCQELGIEELTIYAFSTENFSRPPAEREPLFDLIEAKLYELADADRVHDNGMRIRAVGEIDRLPDRLREAVDYAEARTKEYDSFNLNVALAYGGRAELLGAARDVLRSVADGDLSASDVNVDAIDARLAGQPVRDVDLIIRTGGDERTSNFLPWHANGNEAAVFFCAPYWPEFSKPDFLRAIRTYESREESWRHTRTERAVALVRAVAETELVEARTVSARLREQLSSTAARELNAELERQRDEPASAD, from the coding sequence ATGTTGCGATGGGTCCGGAGGCAGATACAGCAGGCGTACGTCCGCCACCTCGACCGGGCCATCGAGGACGGACCCACCCACGTCGCCATCATTCAGGACGGGAACCGACGCTACGCGCGGCAACAGGGCGGCGACGCGCCCGACGGTCACCGCGCCGGCGCCGAGACCACGGAGCAGGTGCTCAACTGGTGTCAGGAACTCGGTATCGAGGAGCTCACCATCTACGCCTTCTCGACCGAGAACTTCTCGCGCCCGCCCGCGGAGCGCGAGCCCCTGTTCGATCTCATCGAGGCGAAACTGTACGAGTTGGCCGACGCCGACCGCGTCCACGACAACGGGATGCGAATCCGCGCCGTCGGCGAGATCGACCGGCTCCCCGACCGGCTCCGCGAGGCCGTCGACTACGCCGAGGCGCGCACGAAGGAGTACGACTCGTTCAACCTGAACGTCGCGCTCGCCTACGGCGGACGGGCCGAACTCCTCGGGGCCGCCCGCGACGTCCTCCGGTCGGTCGCCGACGGCGACCTCTCGGCGAGCGACGTGAACGTCGACGCCATCGACGCGCGCCTCGCGGGCCAGCCCGTGCGGGACGTCGACCTCATTATTCGAACCGGCGGCGACGAGCGCACCTCGAACTTCCTGCCGTGGCACGCCAACGGCAACGAGGCGGCGGTGTTCTTCTGCGCGCCGTACTGGCCGGAGTTCTCGAAACCCGACTTCCTCCGCGCGATTCGGACGTACGAGTCCCGCGAGGAGTCGTGGCGGCACACCCGGACGGAGCGTGCGGTGGCCCTCGTGCGGGCAGTCGCCGAGACGGAGTTGGTCGAAGCGCGGACCGTCTCCGCCCGACTGCGCGAACAGCTCTCTTCGACCGCGGCCCGCGAACTCAACGCCGAACTCGAACGCCAGCGCGACGAACCGGCCTCCGCGGACTGA
- a CDS encoding DUF5778 family protein, which produces MADVYDEDLYRRTRALIEPGDIELVGLIVHTALGGDEDLEMHELTVELNEIIADHAGKGESYIYAGNDTTEFASNQFQGLTLEDDAFVWECQQLLREGTFDLVFYYEADIDQAAVVDAVETLEHVDRATTVRDDE; this is translated from the coding sequence ATGGCAGACGTCTACGACGAGGACCTCTATCGGCGGACGAGGGCGCTCATCGAACCCGGCGACATCGAACTCGTCGGGCTCATCGTCCACACGGCCCTGGGGGGAGACGAAGACCTCGAGATGCACGAACTCACCGTCGAACTCAACGAGATCATCGCCGACCACGCCGGCAAGGGCGAGTCGTACATCTACGCGGGCAACGACACCACGGAGTTCGCGTCGAACCAGTTCCAGGGCCTCACGCTCGAGGACGACGCGTTCGTCTGGGAGTGTCAGCAACTCCTTCGAGAGGGGACGTTCGACCTCGTCTTCTACTACGAGGCCGACATCGACCAGGCGGCGGTCGTCGACGCGGTCGAGACGCTCGAACACGTCGACCGGGCGACGACCGTCCGCGACGACGAGTGA
- the ahbB gene encoding siroheme decarboxylase subunit beta, whose amino-acid sequence MKTVDAELTPLDRAIVNAFQGGFPVAERPFEPAALALRERGVEVDADGLVERVRHLDETGVLSRFGPLVNAEAIGGTATLVAMHAPPERFDEVAEQVNGHREVAHNYEREHPHLNMWFVVSVAEQGNVEEVLAAIEEETGQPTYNLPKEREFRVEAKFLVDGPVPEGDIDLSHLGPAVEPEHRATLTPAERDLVLEVQGGLPVTATPYRDIAEALGVEVDWVLATLKRFVLEGKIRRVGVVPNHYALGYTENGMTVWNVPDELVDEVGPAVASLEFVTHCYQRPRHEGVWPYNFFAMTHGRSEEESAKRVEQVRERMAEYWDVGEADWDTLFSTRILKKTGIRLDERADANTSESGTGAEETESATDTA is encoded by the coding sequence ATGAAGACGGTGGACGCGGAGTTGACCCCGCTCGACCGCGCGATCGTGAACGCTTTTCAGGGGGGGTTCCCCGTGGCCGAGCGGCCGTTCGAACCGGCCGCCCTGGCGCTCCGCGAGCGCGGCGTCGAGGTCGACGCCGACGGACTGGTCGAGCGCGTCCGCCACCTCGACGAGACGGGCGTCTTGTCTAGATTCGGCCCGCTCGTCAACGCCGAAGCCATCGGCGGCACCGCGACGCTCGTCGCGATGCACGCGCCGCCCGAGCGCTTCGACGAGGTGGCAGAACAGGTGAACGGCCATCGAGAGGTCGCGCACAACTACGAGCGCGAGCACCCGCACCTGAACATGTGGTTCGTGGTGAGCGTCGCCGAGCAGGGGAACGTCGAGGAGGTGCTCGCCGCCATCGAGGAGGAGACGGGTCAGCCGACGTACAACCTGCCCAAGGAGAGAGAGTTCCGCGTCGAGGCGAAGTTCCTCGTCGACGGGCCGGTCCCTGAAGGTGATATCGACCTCTCTCACCTCGGACCGGCGGTCGAACCGGAGCACAGAGCGACGCTCACGCCGGCCGAGCGCGACCTCGTCCTCGAAGTCCAGGGCGGCCTCCCCGTCACCGCGACGCCCTATCGCGACATCGCCGAGGCGCTCGGCGTCGAGGTCGACTGGGTGCTCGCCACGCTGAAGCGGTTCGTCCTCGAAGGCAAGATCCGACGGGTCGGCGTCGTCCCGAACCACTACGCGCTCGGGTACACCGAGAACGGCATGACCGTCTGGAACGTCCCGGACGAGTTAGTCGACGAGGTGGGGCCGGCGGTCGCCTCGCTGGAGTTCGTCACCCACTGTTACCAGCGACCGCGCCACGAGGGCGTCTGGCCGTACAACTTCTTCGCGATGACGCACGGTCGGTCGGAGGAGGAGTCGGCGAAGCGGGTCGAACAGGTGCGCGAGCGGATGGCGGAGTACTGGGACGTCGGAGAGGCGGACTGGGACACGCTCTTTTCGACGCGCATCCTGAAGAAGACGGGTATCCGCCTCGACGAGCGCGCCGACGCGAACACGAGCGAGTCGGGCACCGGAGCCGAAGAGACCGAGTCGGCGACCGACACCGCCTGA
- a CDS encoding precorrin-2 dehydrogenase/sirohydrochlorin ferrochelatase family protein, with amino-acid sequence MIPLVHDFTDQTVLVFGGGRVGERKARRFAREARVVVVSPDFTDALAGERTVREATAETWQPRSAAAGIELVRDAPTAEAVPEWIDSVDPALVVAATNREEVNAAAAEAARARNVLVNRTDRAGERDVGSVVVPATVDDGSVSVAITTGGASPALSRHLRERLEAELDGAGAMADLTRELRAELKARDVAPAERREAMRRVVRSSRVWKALRTGTTNARKVAEDVIGIDSTTLAEQEPESQ; translated from the coding sequence ATGATCCCACTCGTTCACGACTTCACCGACCAGACCGTCCTCGTCTTCGGGGGCGGCCGGGTCGGCGAGCGGAAGGCGCGGCGGTTCGCAAGGGAGGCACGCGTCGTGGTGGTGAGCCCCGACTTCACCGACGCGCTCGCCGGCGAGCGGACGGTCCGGGAGGCGACGGCCGAGACGTGGCAGCCGCGGTCCGCGGCAGCGGGTATCGAACTCGTTCGCGACGCGCCGACGGCCGAGGCCGTCCCCGAATGGATCGACAGCGTCGACCCGGCGCTGGTGGTCGCCGCGACGAACCGAGAGGAAGTGAACGCGGCGGCGGCCGAAGCGGCGCGGGCACGGAACGTCCTCGTCAACCGCACCGACCGGGCGGGCGAGCGCGACGTGGGAAGCGTCGTCGTCCCCGCGACGGTCGACGACGGGTCGGTCTCGGTCGCCATCACGACGGGCGGGGCCAGTCCGGCGCTGTCGAGGCACCTGCGCGAACGACTCGAAGCGGAACTGGACGGCGCGGGCGCGATGGCGGACCTGACGCGCGAACTACGCGCGGAACTGAAGGCGCGCGACGTCGCCCCCGCGGAGCGACGGGAGGCGATGCGTCGTGTGGTCCGGTCGTCGCGCGTTTGGAAGGCTTTACGTACGGGCACGACGAACGCCCGAAAAGTAGCAGAGGACGTGATTGGAATCGACTCTACCACCCTCGCAGAACAGGAGCCCGAGAGCCAATGA
- the hemA gene encoding glutamyl-tRNA reductase: MSGNRNVIAGVSVSHVNASVDEIERVGGDSVRETVRDLLAREGVDEAFALRTCNRAEAYVVTDDAATGRRALDDFAPDVRAGAVVDLDHEEAIRHLMRVAAGLESLVVGEDQIIGQFRTALEEARSVGGVGPTLDEALTKALRVGERARSETAINEGVVSLGSAAVRLAERHLDLTEATALVVGAGEMGLLTARALDAAGVSRILVANRTVPHAEHVARDVTCSASAVGLDALPAAVSAVDLVVSATASPDYVIDDATLVDAAETLLIDIAQPRDIDPVTTTIEGVIVHDIDALEAVTDETHEKRQAAAERVEEMIDAEFAHLMERFKRNRADEAIGAMYESAERMKQSEVETALRKLESQGELTEEQRETVGALADTIVNQLLAAPTKSLREAAAEDDWSTIQTAMQLFDPDFGGEPPALPGSETPDSIPEDADVPQHVVDRLTDD; this comes from the coding sequence ATGAGCGGGAACCGGAACGTTATCGCCGGCGTGAGCGTCTCGCACGTCAACGCGAGCGTCGACGAGATCGAGCGCGTCGGCGGCGACTCCGTGCGCGAGACGGTGAGAGACCTCCTCGCGCGCGAAGGCGTCGACGAGGCGTTCGCGCTGCGGACGTGCAACCGCGCCGAGGCGTACGTCGTCACCGACGACGCGGCGACCGGACGGCGTGCGCTGGATGATTTCGCCCCCGACGTCCGCGCCGGGGCAGTCGTCGACCTCGACCACGAGGAGGCCATCCGCCACCTGATGCGGGTCGCCGCCGGACTGGAGTCGCTCGTCGTCGGCGAGGACCAGATCATCGGCCAGTTCCGGACCGCCTTAGAGGAAGCACGCTCGGTCGGCGGCGTCGGACCGACGCTCGACGAGGCGCTGACGAAGGCGCTGCGCGTCGGCGAGCGGGCCCGCTCGGAGACGGCCATCAACGAGGGCGTCGTCTCGCTCGGCTCGGCGGCGGTCCGTCTCGCGGAGCGACACCTCGACCTCACCGAGGCGACGGCGCTCGTCGTCGGCGCGGGCGAGATGGGGCTGTTGACCGCCCGCGCGCTGGACGCCGCCGGCGTCTCGCGCATCCTCGTCGCGAACCGGACGGTGCCGCACGCCGAACACGTCGCCCGGGACGTGACGTGTTCGGCGAGCGCGGTCGGTCTCGACGCCCTGCCTGCCGCGGTTTCGGCGGTAGACCTCGTCGTGAGCGCCACCGCCAGTCCCGACTACGTCATCGACGACGCGACGCTCGTCGACGCGGCCGAGACGCTCCTCATCGACATCGCCCAGCCGCGCGACATCGACCCGGTGACGACGACTATCGAAGGAGTGATCGTCCACGACATCGACGCGCTGGAGGCCGTGACCGATGAGACACACGAGAAGCGTCAGGCGGCCGCAGAACGCGTCGAGGAGATGATCGACGCGGAGTTCGCCCACCTGATGGAGCGGTTCAAGCGCAACCGTGCGGACGAGGCCATCGGCGCGATGTACGAGAGCGCCGAGCGGATGAAACAGTCCGAGGTCGAGACGGCGCTTCGGAAACTGGAGTCACAGGGTGAACTCACCGAAGAACAGCGCGAGACGGTGGGCGCGCTGGCGGACACCATCGTCAACCAGTTGCTCGCCGCGCCGACGAAGAGCCTCCGCGAGGCCGCCGCCGAGGACGACTGGAGCACCATCCAGACCGCGATGCAACTGTTCGACCCCGACTTCGGCGGCGAACCGCCGGCGCTTCCCGGAAGCGAGACACCCGATTCGATCCCCGAAGACGCCGACGTCCCACAGCACGTCGTCGACCGCCTGACGGACGACTAG
- a CDS encoding 4a-hydroxytetrahydrobiopterin dehydratase — protein sequence MADLLSEDEVEERLPDGWERDGDEIARTYEFDDYLNGVTFATHVGEVAEEEFHHPEIIIGYQTVEVRLTSHEEGGITDKDIRLANLFNDER from the coding sequence ATGGCCGACCTGCTCTCCGAAGACGAGGTCGAAGAGCGACTTCCAGACGGCTGGGAGCGTGACGGCGACGAGATCGCCCGGACGTACGAGTTCGACGACTACCTCAACGGCGTCACGTTCGCGACACACGTCGGCGAGGTCGCGGAGGAGGAGTTCCACCATCCCGAGATCATCATCGGGTACCAGACCGTCGAGGTCCGCCTCACCAGCCACGAGGAAGGCGGCATCACGGACAAGGACATCCGGCTAGCGAACCTGTTCAACGACGAGCGGTAG
- the lwrS gene encoding LWR-salt protein, which yields MSEERRGHGRNRARGRADPEAYYVFRVRFRLDAPAVETDPETFETVVRHPAAEPGDEEGRWRFFEEWLWRGELTDARRFSEVMEGWLSVPVDHVTFSECVMSERYREAWEEAVAAELDRYNADSVREVRHNHLGSSIRVLS from the coding sequence GTGAGCGAGGAACGTCGCGGTCACGGTCGAAATCGAGCGCGAGGGCGAGCGGACCCGGAGGCGTACTACGTGTTCCGCGTCCGGTTTCGGCTAGACGCGCCGGCGGTCGAGACCGACCCGGAGACGTTCGAGACGGTCGTCCGACACCCCGCCGCCGAACCGGGCGACGAGGAGGGTCGGTGGCGCTTCTTCGAGGAGTGGCTCTGGCGCGGCGAACTGACGGACGCACGCCGGTTCAGCGAGGTGATGGAGGGGTGGCTCTCCGTCCCGGTCGACCACGTCACGTTCAGCGAGTGTGTGATGAGCGAGCGGTACCGGGAAGCGTGGGAGGAGGCCGTCGCCGCCGAACTCGACCGGTACAACGCCGACTCGGTGCGGGAGGTGCGGCACAACCACCTCGGGTCGTCGATTCGGGTGCTGAGCTAG
- a CDS encoding HAD family hydrolase, whose product MVVGEYDVWLFDLDGTIVDAEWAYTREVFERVGARLGREFSDQEAEIIWHGLNGARDPQLRAWGIDPVEFWPVFHDEEDPLARAEATYLHDDAAALVRDVQRAGHPIGLVTHCQQFLAEPVLDHLDIGDWFDAVLCCTSEVGWKPDPAPIEYTLSQLDIEAGARGVLAGDGASDIGAAWNAGLDGIHVERHPPERRGHCVLADYRVSSFDELGRT is encoded by the coding sequence ATGGTCGTCGGCGAGTACGACGTCTGGTTGTTCGATCTCGACGGGACGATCGTCGACGCCGAGTGGGCGTACACGCGCGAGGTGTTCGAGCGCGTCGGCGCCCGACTGGGTAGAGAGTTTTCCGACCAGGAGGCCGAGATCATCTGGCACGGCCTCAACGGCGCGCGCGACCCCCAACTCCGCGCCTGGGGCATCGACCCCGTCGAGTTCTGGCCCGTCTTCCACGACGAGGAGGACCCTCTCGCCCGTGCAGAGGCGACCTACCTCCACGACGACGCGGCCGCGCTCGTCCGCGACGTCCAGCGGGCGGGCCACCCAATCGGCCTCGTGACCCACTGTCAGCAGTTCCTCGCGGAACCCGTTCTCGATCACCTCGACATCGGCGACTGGTTCGACGCGGTGCTCTGCTGTACGTCGGAGGTCGGCTGGAAGCCCGATCCGGCACCGATCGAGTACACGCTGTCGCAACTCGACATCGAAGCGGGTGCACGCGGCGTCCTCGCCGGAGACGGCGCGAGCGACATCGGGGCGGCGTGGAACGCCGGCCTCGACGGGATTCACGTCGAGCGACACCCTCCCGAGCGGCGCGGACACTGCGTGCTCGCGGACTACCGTGTCTCCTCGTTCGACGAACTCGGGCGGACCTGA
- a CDS encoding response regulator translates to MNESTVILHVDDDESCLELSRSSLQGALPNVDVVTRTDADEALATLAVESVDAVVSDSIELTDGTPFVEAARNTYPDLPIVLYTGREFTDAAPVITRAGVTEYVQKRADSAVRDLVGRVERLVDGDGSLSSADRFRYTPPGRDAGSADPVDTPDAADAEAEWTELARCDPTSVDDLVVTLVDVLGDRADERPLVELFDAEALARVFDSPSDDVTIQVRLRLDTHEVAVTADGVVASRPLTSA, encoded by the coding sequence ATGAACGAATCGACCGTAATCCTCCACGTCGACGACGACGAGAGCTGTCTCGAGTTGTCGCGCTCGTCGCTTCAGGGGGCACTCCCGAACGTGGACGTCGTGACGCGGACCGACGCGGACGAGGCGCTCGCGACGCTCGCCGTCGAATCCGTCGACGCCGTCGTCTCGGACTCGATCGAACTGACGGACGGCACGCCGTTCGTGGAGGCCGCTCGGAACACGTATCCGGACCTCCCGATCGTTCTCTACACCGGGCGCGAGTTCACCGACGCCGCCCCCGTCATCACGCGGGCAGGGGTCACGGAGTACGTCCAGAAGCGCGCGGACTCCGCGGTGCGTGACCTCGTCGGCCGCGTCGAACGGCTCGTCGACGGGGACGGGTCGCTCTCGTCTGCCGACCGCTTCCGGTACACGCCTCCGGGCCGCGACGCCGGTTCGGCCGACCCCGTCGACACGCCCGACGCGGCGGACGCCGAGGCCGAGTGGACCGAACTCGCCCGTTGTGACCCGACGTCGGTCGACGACCTGGTCGTGACGCTCGTCGACGTCCTCGGCGACCGGGCCGACGAGCGTCCGCTGGTCGAACTGTTCGACGCCGAAGCGCTCGCGCGGGTGTTCGACTCCCCCTCCGACGACGTCACCATCCAGGTCCGTCTCCGTCTCGACACACACGAGGTCGCCGTCACCGCCGACGGCGTCGTCGCCAGCCGTCCGCTCACTTCTGCGTAG
- a CDS encoding HalOD1 output domain-containing protein, translating into MPATISVLHVDDEPDVLDLSTKLFERRDSRVSVVTAGSGSEGMDVLAAHDVDCVVSDSVRMPDGQSFVEAASHVTDAPIVLFTAKEWQEVAPDAVAADVAEYVRKADVSDYKAVLKHVLRLTDKPDALTSSNRRLIGRHDFSSPTELGVSIVHAVEAAVDEDLDAFDPLYDVVDPDALEAVFGPVSGTSHANQIEVRFTYHGLDLAVTGDGSIALVSAAN; encoded by the coding sequence ATGCCCGCAACCATCTCCGTCCTGCACGTCGACGACGAACCCGATGTCTTGGATCTCTCGACGAAACTGTTCGAGCGCCGAGACTCGCGCGTGTCGGTCGTCACGGCCGGGAGCGGTTCGGAAGGGATGGACGTGCTCGCGGCCCACGACGTCGACTGCGTCGTCTCCGACTCCGTCCGGATGCCCGACGGCCAGTCGTTCGTCGAGGCCGCGAGCCACGTGACCGACGCGCCCATCGTCCTCTTCACGGCGAAGGAGTGGCAGGAGGTCGCCCCCGACGCCGTCGCGGCTGACGTCGCCGAGTACGTTCGCAAGGCCGACGTCTCGGACTACAAGGCGGTCCTCAAGCACGTCCTCAGACTCACCGACAAGCCCGATGCACTGACGTCGTCGAACCGGCGTCTCATCGGCCGCCACGACTTCTCCTCGCCCACCGAACTCGGCGTCTCCATCGTCCACGCCGTCGAGGCGGCCGTCGACGAGGACCTCGACGCGTTCGATCCGCTGTACGACGTCGTCGACCCCGACGCGCTCGAGGCGGTCTTCGGTCCCGTCAGCGGCACCTCCCACGCGAACCAGATCGAGGTCCGCTTCACCTACCACGGACTCGACCTGGCCGTCACCGGCGACGGGAGCATCGCGCTCGTCTCGGCCGCGAACTGA
- a CDS encoding molybdopterin biosynthesis protein, translating into MTERKEFRDLAPPEEAHEAIASLSLTPPPESVPLDDARGRVLAERVDATIDVPGFDRASMDGYAVRARDTFGADEADPEVLTLVGTVHAGEDPDVEVEPGTCAEISTGAVLPPGADAVVMVERTDDLGGEIAIRKAVAPGDSVMLAGADIAAGSRALGPGTRLTPREIGLLSALGVDEVPVCGTPTVGIVSTGDELVRPGDDLDPSRGEIYDVNSQTIAAGVAEAGGEPVLYPHAGDDYEEMERLLREAADECDLVLSSGSTSASAVDVIYRVIEERGDLLLHGVAVKPGKPMLVGRLDSSAATGTGQSAYVGLPGYPVSALTIFRTFVAPAIRRAAGLPEPRTATLTGEFAVRERYSEGRLRLMPVGVLEREDADLPLVYPVDKGSGATTSLVEADGVVEVHPDTEYIAAGERVEVTLFSPDVRVPRLLGVGEDDPLLSRLLDRVDAPRYLPVGSREGLRRLRDGVPDVAVVSGPTGREVETEQLGAWTREWGLVVSDPLDGLDSLVDDDVRFVNRDRAAGLRSTFDAALDELATERGESRAALADRIDGYDLTVKAHESPARAVLAGKADAGLGLRATAESLGLDFVSLGHERVVVHAAPDRSDKPAVSELVDALADSADELTALPGYDVP; encoded by the coding sequence GTGACCGAGCGCAAGGAGTTCCGCGACCTCGCACCCCCCGAGGAGGCCCACGAGGCCATCGCCTCTCTCTCGCTCACCCCGCCGCCGGAGTCGGTCCCGCTCGACGACGCGCGAGGGAGAGTCCTCGCCGAACGGGTCGACGCGACCATCGACGTCCCCGGCTTCGACCGCGCGAGCATGGACGGGTACGCCGTCCGAGCGCGGGACACCTTCGGCGCCGACGAGGCCGACCCCGAAGTCCTGACCCTCGTCGGCACGGTCCACGCCGGCGAAGACCCCGACGTCGAGGTCGAACCGGGCACCTGCGCGGAGATATCGACCGGGGCGGTGCTCCCGCCCGGTGCCGACGCCGTCGTCATGGTCGAACGGACCGACGACCTGGGTGGGGAGATCGCGATCCGCAAGGCGGTCGCACCCGGCGACAGCGTGATGCTCGCGGGGGCGGACATCGCCGCCGGGTCGCGTGCGCTCGGTCCCGGTACGCGGCTCACCCCCCGCGAAATCGGCCTCCTCTCGGCGCTCGGCGTCGACGAGGTCCCCGTCTGCGGCACCCCGACGGTGGGAATCGTCTCGACCGGCGACGAACTCGTCCGTCCCGGCGACGACCTCGACCCCTCGCGCGGCGAAATCTACGACGTCAACTCACAGACCATCGCCGCCGGCGTCGCCGAGGCCGGCGGCGAACCCGTGCTGTACCCCCACGCCGGCGACGACTACGAGGAGATGGAGCGCCTCCTCCGGGAGGCGGCCGACGAGTGCGACCTCGTCCTCTCTTCGGGGTCGACCTCCGCCTCCGCCGTGGACGTCATCTACCGCGTCATCGAGGAGCGCGGCGACCTCCTCTTACACGGCGTCGCGGTGAAGCCGGGCAAGCCGATGCTCGTCGGACGGCTCGATTCCAGCGCCGCGACGGGGACGGGGCAGTCGGCGTACGTCGGCCTCCCCGGCTACCCGGTGTCGGCGCTCACCATCTTCCGGACGTTCGTCGCGCCCGCTATCCGCCGTGCCGCGGGGCTGCCCGAACCACGCACGGCGACGCTCACGGGCGAGTTCGCGGTGCGGGAGCGGTACAGCGAGGGTCGGTTGCGGCTGATGCCGGTCGGCGTGCTCGAACGCGAGGACGCGGACCTCCCGCTGGTGTACCCCGTCGACAAGGGGAGCGGGGCGACCACGAGTCTCGTCGAGGCCGACGGCGTCGTCGAGGTCCATCCGGACACGGAGTACATCGCCGCCGGCGAGAGGGTCGAGGTCACGCTGTTCTCGCCCGACGTCCGCGTCCCTCGCCTGCTCGGCGTCGGCGAGGACGACCCGCTGCTCTCGCGGCTTCTCGACCGCGTCGACGCCCCGCGGTACCTCCCCGTGGGGAGCCGCGAGGGACTCCGCCGACTCCGCGACGGGGTTCCGGACGTGGCGGTCGTGTCGGGACCGACCGGCCGCGAGGTCGAGACCGAGCAACTCGGGGCGTGGACCCGCGAGTGGGGGCTCGTCGTCTCCGACCCGCTCGACGGTCTCGACTCCCTCGTCGACGACGACGTCCGGTTCGTGAACCGCGACCGCGCCGCCGGACTCCGTTCGACGTTCGACGCGGCGCTCGACGAACTCGCGACCGAACGCGGCGAGTCGCGTGCGGCGCTCGCCGACCGGATCGACGGCTACGACCTGACCGTGAAGGCCCACGAGAGTCCCGCACGCGCAGTCCTCGCGGGGAAGGCCGACGCCGGTCTCGGACTCCGGGCGACGGCGGAGTCGCTCGGTCTCGACTTCGTCTCGCTCGGCCACGAGCGGGTCGTCGTCCACGCGGCGCCCGACCGAAGCGACAAACCGGCCGTCTCCGAACTCGTCGACGCGCTCGCCGACAGCGCCGACGAACTGACGGCGCTCCCGGGATACGACGTGCCCTGA
- a CDS encoding molybdopterin molybdotransferase MoeA encodes MHDRKRSGFKTRTRVDDARERLLGAAAPHGRTARVDLAQADARTLAERVTAPNPVPGYDRAAMDGWAVRAADTFGASARSPAVLRVAGEAENDDPVGPSDAVRVHTGSALPEGADAVVMIEETEQVGDELEVFDAVTERENVGDADEDVAAGQTLFEAGHRLRPSDLGLLKSVGLARVPVFEQPTVGVVPTGEELVQFDPQPGEVIETNGLTVSSLVSRWGGVATYRDVVTDDFEALRAAIQRDLTKDVVVTTGGSSVGERDLLPEVIDELGEVLVHGVALKPGHPVALGVVEETPVVSLPGYPVACIVNAVQFLRPLLKHVGGTDCPPLPTQEARLARKVSSEPGTRTFARVEVQEEEGERIALPTRTSGSGILSSVALADGWVVVPESREGIPEGEQVAVEDWEWSA; translated from the coding sequence ATGCACGACCGGAAACGCTCGGGGTTCAAGACGCGAACCCGAGTCGACGACGCCCGGGAGCGCCTCCTCGGGGCGGCGGCTCCCCACGGGCGAACCGCCCGCGTCGACCTCGCACAGGCCGACGCGAGAACCCTCGCCGAGCGCGTCACGGCCCCGAACCCCGTCCCGGGGTACGACCGCGCCGCGATGGACGGCTGGGCGGTCCGCGCGGCGGACACGTTCGGAGCCTCCGCCCGCTCGCCCGCCGTCCTCCGAGTCGCCGGCGAGGCCGAGAACGACGACCCCGTGGGGCCGAGCGACGCCGTCCGGGTCCACACGGGGAGCGCCCTCCCCGAGGGCGCGGACGCCGTCGTCATGATCGAGGAGACCGAGCAGGTCGGTGACGAACTCGAAGTGTTCGACGCCGTCACCGAGCGGGAGAACGTCGGCGACGCCGACGAGGACGTCGCGGCCGGACAGACGCTGTTCGAGGCCGGTCACCGCCTCCGTCCGTCGGACCTCGGCCTCCTCAAGTCGGTGGGACTCGCTCGCGTCCCCGTGTTCGAACAGCCGACCGTCGGCGTGGTTCCGACGGGCGAGGAACTCGTCCAGTTCGACCCCCAGCCCGGGGAGGTGATCGAGACGAACGGACTCACCGTCTCGTCGCTCGTCTCCCGGTGGGGCGGCGTGGCGACCTACCGCGACGTCGTCACCGACGACTTCGAGGCGCTCCGGGCGGCCATCCAGCGCGACCTCACGAAGGACGTCGTCGTCACCACGGGTGGCTCGTCGGTCGGCGAGCGCGACCTCCTCCCCGAGGTCATCGACGAACTCGGCGAGGTTCTCGTACACGGGGTCGCGCTCAAGCCGGGCCATCCGGTCGCGCTCGGCGTCGTCGAGGAGACGCCCGTCGTCTCCCTCCCGGGATACCCCGTCGCCTGCATCGTCAACGCCGTCCAGTTCCTTCGACCGCTCCTCAAGCACGTCGGTGGAACGGACTGCCCGCCGCTCCCGACACAGGAGGCGCGCCTCGCCCGGAAGGTTTCGAGCGAACCCGGTACTCGGACGTTCGCCCGGGTCGAGGTCCAGGAAGAAGAAGGCGAGCGAATCGCCCTTCCCACGCGCACCTCGGGGTCGGGCATCCTCTCGTCGGTGGCGCTCGCGGACGGCTGGGTGGTCGTCCCCGAGTCCCGTGAGGGGATCCCCGAAGGTGAACAGGTCGCCGTCGAGGACTGGGAGTGGTCAGCGTGA